The Thermoflavifilum sp. genome contains a region encoding:
- a CDS encoding EamA family transporter: protein MTSSYIAIALVSFFWGTTYPAIRIGVAHMPGLMLASIRQTLAGTLLVLFYLLKGQALPRLSEMGKLLIMGFLLLGASNGLLSWAEQYLPGGLAAILAATCPLAIVWFSIWFLPGAKFTRGLYLGMGLGLAGIVVIFSPEILHAHSHNFLLGAALILCSVITWAGGTVYTARHPLALPLLYVTGWQMLLGGISLMPLCVATGQFIPLQQIAPQAWWAIGYLIVFGSMIGYVAYVYAISTLPPAQVSIYAYINPLVAVAIGVWWLKESISLRTILGALITLCGVYLVQKSFKTVPPLKSGPSIPEIEIQEIRAHP from the coding sequence TTGACCTCCTCTTACATAGCCATTGCACTGGTCAGTTTTTTCTGGGGTACCACCTATCCGGCCATACGGATAGGGGTTGCGCATATGCCCGGCTTAATGCTGGCCTCGATTCGGCAAACGCTTGCCGGAACTTTGCTTGTTCTGTTCTATCTCTTGAAAGGACAGGCGCTGCCCCGTCTATCGGAAATGGGTAAACTGTTGATCATGGGATTTTTGCTGTTAGGAGCCAGCAACGGGCTTTTAAGCTGGGCCGAGCAATATCTTCCCGGCGGCTTAGCCGCTATTCTGGCGGCCACCTGTCCACTCGCCATCGTATGGTTCAGCATCTGGTTTTTGCCCGGTGCGAAATTTACCAGAGGTTTATATCTGGGCATGGGATTAGGCCTTGCGGGTATTGTCGTGATCTTTTCTCCAGAAATTTTGCATGCGCATTCGCATAATTTTTTGCTGGGCGCTGCACTTATCCTCTGTTCCGTGATCACCTGGGCGGGCGGCACTGTTTATACCGCCCGGCATCCACTTGCATTACCCTTGTTATATGTTACGGGCTGGCAAATGTTGCTGGGCGGAATCAGCCTCATGCCCTTATGCGTGGCTACAGGACAGTTCATCCCCCTGCAACAGATTGCTCCGCAAGCATGGTGGGCAATCGGATACCTGATTGTGTTTGGTTCGATGATTGGCTATGTGGCCTATGTATATGCAATTTCCACACTGCCCCCGGCACAGGTTTCGATTTATGCCTATATCAATCCGCTCGTGGCCGTGGCGATCGGGGTCTGGTGGTTGAAAGAGTCCATATCGTTGCGCACCATCCTGGGCGCACTGATCACGCTGTGCGGGGTATATCTGGTTCAAAAAAGTTTTAAAACTGTTCCCCCTTTAAAATCCGGTCCCTCCATTCCGGAGATAGAAATTCAGGAGATACGCGCCCACCCCTGA
- a CDS encoding aldo/keto reductase, whose translation MEYRRLGKSGLQLSVLSYGSWTTFHHQVDEHLADMLMGYAYDQGINFFDNAESYAGGESEKLMGKVLKQKRWERSSYVLSSKVFFGWHGKENRPNQHGLSRKHIIEACHEALQRLQVDYLDLYFCHRPDPQTPVAEVVWAMNHLLQQGKILYWGTSEWSAAQIMEAQMIAERYGLIGPTMEQPEYNLFNREKVEKEFVPLYESIGLGTTTWSPLASGLLTGKYNAGIPRDSRFSLPGYDWLREKLLTPQHIEKVKALQRIADAGGVSLAVLAIAWCIRNPHVSTVILGASKLAQLEENIQAVQFYHQLHDELLQQIEDIMGNKPHIPEYR comes from the coding sequence ATGGAATACAGACGTTTGGGAAAATCAGGCCTGCAACTGAGTGTGCTCTCATATGGTAGCTGGACCACCTTCCACCATCAGGTTGATGAACATCTGGCGGATATGCTCATGGGTTATGCCTATGATCAGGGTATTAATTTTTTTGACAATGCGGAAAGCTATGCAGGTGGGGAATCAGAAAAATTAATGGGTAAGGTGCTCAAACAGAAACGATGGGAGCGCTCGTCTTATGTGCTTTCCAGCAAGGTGTTTTTCGGCTGGCATGGAAAGGAGAACAGGCCTAACCAGCACGGCCTCAGCCGCAAGCATATCATCGAAGCCTGCCATGAAGCGTTGCAACGCTTGCAGGTGGATTACCTGGATTTATACTTCTGCCATCGTCCCGACCCGCAAACACCTGTGGCCGAAGTGGTATGGGCCATGAATCATTTGCTGCAACAGGGCAAAATTTTATACTGGGGTACCTCGGAATGGAGCGCGGCTCAAATCATGGAAGCCCAGATGATTGCTGAACGCTACGGACTCATAGGTCCCACCATGGAGCAACCGGAGTATAACCTGTTTAACCGGGAAAAGGTGGAAAAGGAATTTGTACCTCTCTACGAAAGCATAGGATTGGGAACAACAACCTGGAGTCCACTGGCTTCCGGCCTCCTCACCGGGAAATACAACGCAGGTATTCCGCGCGATAGTAGATTTTCGTTACCCGGTTACGACTGGTTGCGGGAGAAATTATTGACCCCGCAGCATATAGAAAAGGTAAAAGCTTTACAACGTATCGCCGATGCCGGCGGCGTGAGCCTTGCTGTGCTGGCTATAGCCTGGTGTATCCGCAATCCACACGTGAGCACCGTGATATTAGGGGCAAGCAAACTTGCGCAATTGGAGGAAAATATCCAGGCCGTTCAGTTTTATCATCAATTACACGATGAGTTGTTGCAGCAAATAGAAGACATCATGGGCAACAAGCCTCATATTCCGGAATACAGATAA
- the lptC gene encoding LPS export ABC transporter periplasmic protein LptC: MMLRVDQYMGLLAAGLVLCVNTGCVNKLEDIHALHAPFINVETADSVRILYSQNGRVRAEIQAPYLKHYQTDTPRVVMYGGLQAHFFNDSLQVESTLTAEKGVLYEENNRIAVEHHVVVMNVKGERLECDSLYWDPSRQIFVAPGRVKITTASQLIYGKGLEASADFTTYKVLQVENSQIMVNKSELPGS, translated from the coding sequence ATGATGCTTCGTGTTGATCAATATATGGGATTACTGGCTGCCGGACTGGTTTTATGTGTAAACACCGGATGTGTCAATAAATTGGAAGATATTCATGCCCTGCATGCTCCTTTCATAAATGTGGAAACTGCCGATAGTGTACGTATTCTCTACAGCCAGAATGGCCGTGTTCGTGCTGAAATTCAGGCGCCTTATTTAAAGCATTATCAGACTGATACGCCACGTGTGGTGATGTATGGTGGCCTGCAGGCACATTTTTTTAATGATAGCCTGCAGGTGGAATCGACCTTAACAGCCGAGAAAGGTGTGTTGTATGAAGAAAACAACCGGATTGCGGTGGAGCATCATGTGGTGGTGATGAATGTTAAGGGGGAAAGGCTGGAATGTGATAGCCTGTACTGGGATCCCAGTCGGCAAATTTTTGTGGCACCGGGCCGGGTGAAAATCACCACAGCCTCCCAATTGATTTATGGAAAAGGCCTGGAAGCTTCAGCCGATTTTACCACATACAAGGTGCTGCAAGTGGAAAACAGTCAGATTATGGTTAATAAAAGTGAATTGCCGGGCTCCTAA
- a CDS encoding LON peptidase substrate-binding domain-containing protein — translation MTNFIPIFPLELVVYPGEELNLHIRETRYQQMIRECAEQRKDFGIPPVIKGKLHEYGTLMQLLHIEKTYPDGRLDIRTRGLKVFRILEVIRDIPEKPYAGAIVHYPDNHTEGDHRLMRSLVQALHWLHQKLHIEKSFDKPIDHLSTYDLAHHACLGLEGEYQVLELLHERQRQEYLRRHLKNIRPLIDEIEKLKERVKLNGHFRDLRMPDF, via the coding sequence ATGACCAATTTCATTCCCATCTTTCCGTTGGAACTTGTGGTATATCCGGGGGAAGAGTTGAATCTGCATATCCGTGAAACGCGTTATCAACAAATGATTCGGGAATGTGCCGAACAGCGAAAAGATTTCGGCATTCCTCCTGTTATCAAAGGTAAATTGCATGAATACGGCACCCTCATGCAACTATTGCACATTGAAAAAACTTACCCCGATGGCCGTCTGGATATTCGCACACGGGGATTGAAGGTATTTCGCATTCTGGAAGTTATCCGGGATATTCCTGAAAAGCCTTATGCCGGCGCTATTGTACATTATCCCGACAACCATACCGAAGGCGATCATCGGCTTATGCGGTCACTGGTGCAGGCCTTGCACTGGTTGCATCAGAAATTGCATATCGAAAAATCATTTGATAAACCTATCGATCATCTTTCCACTTACGATCTGGCCCACCATGCCTGCCTGGGGCTGGAGGGAGAATATCAGGTACTTGAACTCCTGCATGAACGACAGCGACAGGAATATTTGCGCAGACATCTGAAAAACATCAGGCCACTTATCGATGAAATAGAAAAACTAAAAGAAAGGGTTAAATTGAACGGTCATTTCCGTGACCTGCGAATGCCCGATTTTTGA
- a CDS encoding glycosyltransferase family 2 protein, which yields MQAISAIIITYNAAAHLAECLQSILPVASEVLVVDSFSTDQTPELVQRFPVRFVQHAWEGYGQQKNWAMQQVEHDYVLFIDADEVLTPELQASILRVREHGLSGCYALQRLNQYFGRWIRHGLEYPDHKIRLFHRHEGKWSTDPVHETVIFNIATETRLLHGYLLHYTYRDIHTLWMKMDHYARLGAEKLHLQGKKASLTQCIFHPLAAFWKAYLLKAGWKEGAVGLLLACIAAISVWLKYVRLWLKQHQLD from the coding sequence ATGCAAGCGATTTCAGCCATCATCATTACATATAATGCTGCTGCTCATCTGGCGGAGTGCCTGCAATCAATTTTGCCCGTGGCTTCAGAAGTGCTTGTAGTGGATAGCTTTTCCACAGATCAAACGCCTGAACTTGTGCAACGTTTCCCCGTTCGATTTGTGCAACACGCCTGGGAAGGCTATGGCCAGCAGAAGAACTGGGCCATGCAACAGGTAGAACACGATTACGTGCTGTTTATCGATGCGGATGAAGTATTGACGCCTGAATTGCAGGCATCTATTCTCCGTGTGCGGGAACATGGGCTTTCTGGATGCTATGCCCTGCAGCGATTGAATCAATATTTCGGACGATGGATCCGTCATGGCCTTGAATATCCCGATCATAAGATTCGCTTGTTTCATCGGCATGAAGGGAAATGGAGTACAGATCCGGTGCACGAAACGGTGATTTTCAATATTGCGACTGAAACCCGACTATTACATGGATATCTCCTGCATTATACTTATCGCGACATACATACCCTGTGGATGAAAATGGATCATTATGCACGATTAGGGGCCGAAAAACTTCATCTGCAAGGGAAAAAAGCGTCCCTCACGCAATGCATATTTCATCCACTTGCTGCTTTCTGGAAGGCCTATTTGCTCAAAGCCGGATGGAAAGAAGGTGCTGTCGGGCTATTGCTTGCGTGCATAGCCGCCATTTCCGTGTGGCTGAAATACGTCAGGTTGTGGTTAAAACAACATCAGCTTGATTAA
- the msrB gene encoding peptide-methionine (R)-S-oxide reductase MsrB produces the protein MDHRHNPYYSRTDTTTLHVSDAEWKKILPPEVYRVAREKGTEPPFHNQFWNFNGKGTYYCAVCGNALFRSDAKFASSCGWPSFFEPIRKNSVIYKPDHSFGMERTEVICARCGSHLGHVFEDGPPPTGLRYCMNSIVLEFVPDSKP, from the coding sequence ATGGATCACCGTCATAATCCTTACTATTCGAGGACCGATACCACCACCCTACATGTATCTGATGCGGAATGGAAAAAAATCTTGCCCCCTGAAGTGTATCGGGTAGCTCGTGAAAAAGGTACCGAACCTCCATTTCATAATCAATTCTGGAACTTTAATGGGAAGGGCACCTATTATTGTGCGGTATGTGGTAACGCGCTGTTTCGATCAGATGCCAAATTTGCCAGCAGTTGCGGCTGGCCGAGTTTTTTTGAACCGATTCGCAAAAATAGCGTCATTTACAAACCCGACCATTCCTTTGGTATGGAGCGTACTGAAGTCATCTGTGCGCGTTGTGGTTCACACCTCGGGCATGTATTCGAAGACGGGCCACCACCCACCGGATTGCGTTACTGCATGAATTCCATTGTGCTGGAATTTGTTCCCGATAGCAAGCCTTAA
- a CDS encoding L,D-transpeptidase — protein MLSLIGIIISCLWMAHTGDPGDRIDVKHVDPDKVFLLIDKLHHRLYVYEDTRLLASFPAVFGSNDLSDKMMAGDRKTPEGLFHIIAKRYDKRWSRFLLLDYPNAADYQKFYARKAAHVIPERAEIGGGIGIHGTWPKDDFVFTYMQNWTNGCISIPNEAIRQIYEIVKIGTPVVIKRSIP, from the coding sequence ATGCTTTCCCTGATAGGCATCATCATATCCTGTCTGTGGATGGCTCATACAGGCGATCCCGGCGATCGGATCGACGTGAAACATGTGGATCCGGACAAGGTGTTTTTGCTGATTGATAAATTGCATCATCGCCTGTATGTATATGAAGATACCCGACTACTGGCTTCATTTCCAGCCGTTTTTGGAAGCAATGATCTATCCGATAAAATGATGGCGGGTGATCGTAAAACGCCTGAAGGATTATTTCACATCATTGCCAAACGATACGATAAACGCTGGTCTCGTTTTCTGTTGCTCGACTATCCCAACGCTGCCGATTACCAGAAGTTTTATGCACGCAAAGCTGCACATGTAATACCCGAGCGAGCGGAAATTGGCGGTGGTATTGGTATTCACGGCACCTGGCCTAAAGATGATTTTGTGTTTACCTACATGCAAAACTGGACCAACGGCTGCATCAGCATTCCCAACGAAGCCATCCGTCAGATTTATGAGATCGTGAAGATCGGCACACCGGTGGTAATTAAAAGAAGCATTCCCTGA
- a CDS encoding ferritin-like domain-containing protein, translating into MMKHQDVPVLQDEPLMRKLPRRAFLRYAGLGSAGITALLLAASCHKDHNNSPAAEEVNLGSGDVGILNYAYALEQLEAAFYTQVVQTPYSGITDMELSFFTDIRDHEIAHREFFKAALSTHAIASLQFDFSSINFSSRSSVIATAKAFEDLGVSAYNGAGVYLQTPDYLTLAGKIVSVEARHAAYLRELVMTDTFVDTDVVDSNGLDLSRKPSEVLVIASTYIKTKINASGLPQ; encoded by the coding sequence ATGATGAAACATCAAGATGTGCCTGTCTTACAGGATGAGCCGCTCATGCGAAAATTACCACGCAGAGCATTTCTTCGCTATGCCGGACTGGGTTCTGCAGGAATCACGGCATTGCTGTTGGCTGCAAGCTGTCATAAAGACCACAACAATTCACCTGCTGCAGAAGAGGTGAATCTGGGCAGCGGCGATGTTGGCATATTAAATTATGCATATGCCCTGGAACAATTGGAAGCTGCGTTTTATACCCAGGTCGTGCAAACGCCCTATAGTGGCATCACGGATATGGAATTATCTTTCTTCACGGATATACGCGACCATGAAATTGCACACCGTGAATTCTTTAAAGCAGCTTTGAGTACACATGCTATTGCCAGTCTGCAATTTGATTTCAGCAGCATTAACTTCAGCAGCCGCAGCAGTGTGATTGCAACCGCTAAAGCGTTTGAAGATCTGGGCGTTTCGGCATATAATGGTGCCGGCGTGTACCTGCAAACACCGGATTACCTGACCCTTGCCGGGAAAATTGTTTCTGTTGAAGCCCGTCATGCGGCTTATCTGCGCGAACTGGTCATGACCGATACTTTTGTAGATACGGATGTGGTAGACAGCAACGGGCTGGATCTGTCACGCAAACCATCAGAAGTATTGGTGATTGCCAGCACGTATATTAAAACTAAAATCAATGCCAGCGGGCTTCCGCAATGA
- a CDS encoding ferritin-like domain-containing protein, producing the protein MNMYRIFRAIEEIDPEVYERINTRREVMKEFAHVGKKLSLAALPLALGAMLNKAYGQSNTSASVVDILNYALTLEYLEASFYSMGAAQGSALIPNSNDLTAIQKISADESAHVNFLKAVIPQLGGTPVNKPNFDFTANGTFPDVFSNYQTFLAVAQAFEDTGVRAYKGQAANVMSNSTVLQAALNIHSVEARHASKIRLMRRVNGFSNSVKPWITGNDTGGIGAVVQPVYAGEENTVQAGVQITGIGGLSISASAASEAFDEPLDMQSVLAIASQFIKS; encoded by the coding sequence ATGAACATGTATCGTATTTTCCGGGCTATTGAAGAAATAGATCCCGAAGTCTATGAACGCATCAACACACGACGCGAGGTCATGAAAGAATTTGCTCATGTAGGCAAGAAACTTTCGCTTGCAGCCTTGCCGCTTGCGCTGGGTGCCATGCTGAACAAAGCATACGGACAGAGCAATACCAGTGCCAGTGTGGTGGATATCCTAAATTATGCACTCACACTTGAATATCTGGAAGCCAGCTTTTACAGCATGGGCGCCGCTCAGGGCAGTGCATTGATTCCAAACAGCAATGATCTCACCGCCATTCAAAAAATCAGTGCCGACGAAAGCGCACATGTAAACTTTTTAAAGGCCGTAATTCCTCAGCTGGGCGGCACACCGGTCAATAAACCGAATTTCGACTTTACGGCGAATGGCACATTTCCCGACGTGTTTTCCAATTACCAGACCTTTCTGGCTGTAGCACAGGCTTTTGAGGATACCGGTGTGCGTGCCTACAAAGGTCAGGCCGCCAATGTGATGAGCAACAGCACCGTATTGCAGGCCGCGCTGAATATTCATTCTGTTGAAGCCCGACATGCCTCCAAGATCAGGCTTATGCGCCGGGTCAATGGCTTCAGCAATAGCGTAAAACCCTGGATTACGGGCAATGATACAGGAGGTATCGGCGCGGTGGTGCAGCCGGTATATGCAGGTGAAGAGAATACCGTACAGGCAGGCGTGCAAATCACCGGAATCGGTGGACTTTCCATCAGCGCCAGCGCCGCATCCGAGGCTTTTGACGAACCGCTCGATATGCAATCGGTGCTGGCCATAGCCTCCCAGTTCATCAAATCTTAG
- the proC gene encoding pyrroline-5-carboxylate reductase, producing MSSLHVSRIAILGGGNLGTSIAEGLLQTGFLRPDQLIITRRNLTPIRYLEQKGVQLLTSNKEAVQQAEVLILAVKPYNVKDVLMEIASVLDPEKHLLISVVTGITIEELNGLLASPIAVIRAMPNTAIAIRESMTCLSFKQASPEQIGWTEQLFNQLGKAIVIDEKLMDAATILGACGIAYALRFIRASIQGGIEIGFDARTANLIAAQTVKGAAELLIRGNRHPEEEIDKVTTPKGCTIAGLNEMEHQGFSSSLIKGITVSYRKIARDD from the coding sequence ATGTCTTCTCTTCATGTTTCGCGGATAGCCATCCTTGGTGGGGGTAATCTGGGTACATCTATTGCTGAAGGTCTGTTGCAAACGGGATTTTTACGGCCCGATCAGCTCATCATCACCCGACGCAATCTTACTCCTATCCGCTATCTGGAACAAAAAGGCGTGCAGTTGCTCACCAGTAATAAAGAAGCCGTTCAGCAGGCCGAAGTGCTTATTCTGGCCGTGAAGCCTTACAATGTGAAGGATGTGCTTATGGAAATCGCCTCTGTACTGGACCCGGAAAAACATTTGCTCATCAGTGTAGTAACGGGGATTACCATTGAGGAATTGAACGGCTTACTGGCCAGCCCCATAGCCGTGATCCGGGCTATGCCCAACACGGCCATTGCCATTCGCGAATCGATGACCTGCCTGAGTTTCAAGCAGGCCAGCCCCGAACAAATCGGCTGGACGGAACAACTGTTCAATCAGTTGGGCAAAGCCATCGTGATCGATGAAAAACTCATGGATGCGGCCACCATTCTGGGCGCCTGTGGCATAGCCTATGCCTTGCGTTTTATACGTGCCAGTATTCAGGGTGGTATTGAAATCGGTTTTGATGCGCGCACCGCCAACCTCATTGCCGCACAAACGGTAAAAGGTGCGGCCGAACTGCTCATCCGTGGCAACCGTCATCCGGAGGAAGAGATTGATAAGGTGACCACACCTAAAGGTTGTACCATTGCTGGACTGAACGAAATGGAACATCAGGGTTTCAGCTCTTCTCTCATTAAAGGTATCACGGTTTCATACCGCAAAATAGCACGGGATGATTAA
- the dusB gene encoding tRNA dihydrouridine synthase DusB translates to MVQIGSIKLPDFPLLLAPMEDVSDPPFRAVCKEQGADLMYTEFVSSEGLIRDAIKSRKKLDIFDAERPIGIQIFGGDEEAMAQAAQIVEAVQPDLLDINYGCPVKKVVCKGAGAAILKDVPKMVKLTAAVVKSTRLPVTVKTRLGWDEQSKNIVEVAERLQDVGIQAITIHGRTRTQMYKGEADWTLIGEVKNNPRIHIPVFGNGDVDSPEKALEMKRRYGVDGIMIGRAAIGYPWIFREIKYFLQTGSHLPPPGISERVRVCLKHLHAAVAWKGERTAIVEMRCHYGHYFKNLPAIREYKARLMQATTLTEVEDILHEIALHYASGMNISLTTEAF, encoded by the coding sequence ATGGTGCAGATTGGTTCCATAAAACTTCCCGATTTCCCGTTGTTACTGGCTCCCATGGAAGATGTGAGCGATCCCCCTTTTCGTGCTGTATGCAAAGAACAGGGGGCCGACCTGATGTATACCGAATTTGTATCGTCGGAAGGGTTGATCCGGGATGCTATCAAAAGCCGCAAAAAATTAGATATTTTCGATGCAGAACGGCCCATCGGGATTCAGATATTTGGCGGTGATGAAGAGGCGATGGCGCAGGCCGCCCAGATTGTGGAAGCCGTTCAGCCCGATTTGCTGGATATCAATTATGGGTGTCCGGTGAAAAAAGTTGTATGCAAGGGCGCGGGAGCTGCTATCCTGAAAGATGTGCCTAAAATGGTGAAGCTTACGGCAGCAGTGGTAAAATCAACCCGATTGCCCGTAACGGTGAAAACACGCCTGGGCTGGGATGAACAATCGAAAAATATTGTGGAAGTAGCCGAGCGCCTGCAGGATGTGGGCATTCAGGCTATTACTATCCATGGCCGTACGCGTACACAGATGTATAAAGGAGAGGCCGACTGGACCTTGATCGGCGAGGTGAAGAATAATCCACGCATACATATTCCCGTGTTTGGTAATGGCGATGTGGATAGCCCCGAGAAAGCCCTGGAGATGAAACGCCGCTATGGTGTAGATGGCATCATGATTGGCCGGGCAGCCATCGGCTATCCCTGGATATTTCGCGAAATCAAATATTTTTTACAAACGGGTTCACATTTACCTCCTCCCGGCATTTCGGAAAGGGTGCGGGTATGCCTGAAACACCTCCATGCAGCCGTTGCCTGGAAAGGAGAACGCACCGCAATCGTTGAAATGCGATGCCATTACGGCCACTATTTCAAAAACCTGCCGGCTATTCGAGAATATAAAGCTCGCCTGATGCAGGCAACCACCCTCACCGAGGTGGAAGATATCCTGCATGAAATAGCCCTCCATTATGCTTCGGGAATGAACATCTCATTGACAACCGAAGCTTTTTAG
- a CDS encoding DUF420 domain-containing protein → MPEKLSSPDQSGQPSYTGVIIAISVAIPLVVAALFILPHPDIQIGFRLTLLPLFNAICNSVTAVLLLGSLYFIKHGQRQWHKRCNLAAVGLSVLFLISYVIYHSLAPETHFGGTGLIRYVYFFILITHILLAAVIVPLVLITLVRALQGKFDRHKKIARITWPLWFYVAISGVLVYILISPYYPH, encoded by the coding sequence ATGCCAGAAAAACTATCATCTCCTGATCAATCGGGGCAGCCATCCTATACCGGAGTGATTATTGCTATTTCCGTTGCTATTCCCCTTGTGGTGGCTGCTTTGTTTATACTTCCGCATCCCGATATACAGATAGGCTTTCGGCTCACGCTTCTCCCCTTATTTAATGCAATTTGCAATTCTGTAACAGCCGTGTTGTTACTGGGCAGTTTATATTTTATTAAACACGGCCAACGGCAATGGCATAAGCGTTGTAATCTTGCAGCAGTTGGGCTTTCGGTTTTATTCCTGATTTCTTATGTGATTTATCATAGTCTTGCACCAGAAACGCATTTTGGAGGTACGGGGCTGATCCGGTATGTGTATTTTTTTATTTTAATTACCCATATTTTATTAGCGGCTGTCATTGTACCGCTGGTATTGATTACACTGGTGAGAGCCCTGCAGGGGAAATTCGACAGGCATAAAAAAATTGCCCGTATCACCTGGCCTTTATGGTTTTACGTGGCCATAAGTGGTGTACTGGTGTACATCCTGATTTCTCCTTATTATCCGCATTGA